A genomic region of Streptomyces diastaticus subsp. diastaticus contains the following coding sequences:
- a CDS encoding diaminopimelate decarboxylase encodes MGDHQSDFRNLPYGAQAADDTNEPDARAARRDRAVRAAVAQGVVGPDEPIAGLLDVTGIRASAAALHAAFDAVTAPGTPVLHAFAVKATPLVPVLRLLAEAGLGAEVASPGELALATAAGIPPERIVLDSPAKTPAEIREALRLGVALNADNPQELERLDAILDGATPSSPVGVRVNPQVGGGSIGALSTATPTSKFGVALRDPGARDWVLNAYAARPWLTRLHAHSGSQGMPLELLAEGLGVLHGLAEEINEAAGRKQIDTLDIGGGLPVNFQSDADDPSHAAYAALLRKTVPGLFDGRYGLVTEFGRSVLAKHGTVLARVEYTKSAGARPIAVTHAGVQVATRTVYNPGSWPLRIAAYDAEGRPRTGDTVVQDVAGPACFAGDLLATGQHMPRLHPGDWAAALDTGAYYFAHHYAYNSLPRPAVHGWVETPAGPGGEDAEAAVRFATVRPAQTVAEIVAEGGAAHLDSLTTLGGATGPA; translated from the coding sequence ATGGGTGATCACCAGAGCGACTTCCGCAACCTCCCGTACGGCGCGCAGGCCGCCGACGACACCAACGAGCCCGACGCCCGCGCCGCCCGCCGGGACCGCGCCGTCCGCGCCGCCGTCGCCCAGGGCGTGGTCGGCCCGGACGAGCCGATCGCCGGGCTGCTCGACGTCACCGGCATCCGCGCCTCCGCCGCGGCCCTGCACGCCGCCTTCGACGCCGTCACCGCGCCCGGCACCCCGGTACTGCACGCCTTCGCCGTCAAGGCCACCCCGCTGGTGCCGGTGCTGCGACTGCTGGCAGAGGCGGGGCTCGGCGCGGAGGTCGCCTCCCCCGGCGAACTCGCCCTCGCCACCGCGGCGGGCATCCCGCCGGAGCGGATCGTCCTCGACTCCCCCGCCAAGACCCCGGCCGAGATCCGCGAGGCGCTGCGGCTGGGCGTCGCCCTCAACGCCGACAACCCGCAGGAACTGGAGCGCCTCGACGCCATCCTGGACGGCGCCACCCCGTCCTCCCCGGTCGGCGTCCGCGTCAACCCGCAGGTCGGCGGCGGCTCCATCGGCGCCCTCTCCACCGCCACCCCGACCTCCAAGTTCGGCGTCGCGCTGCGCGACCCGGGCGCCCGCGACTGGGTCCTGAACGCCTACGCGGCCCGGCCCTGGCTGACCCGGCTGCACGCCCACTCCGGCTCCCAGGGGATGCCGCTGGAGCTCCTCGCCGAGGGGCTCGGCGTCCTCCACGGACTGGCCGAGGAGATCAACGAGGCGGCCGGGCGCAAGCAGATCGACACCCTCGACATCGGCGGCGGCCTGCCGGTCAACTTCCAGTCCGACGCCGACGACCCGAGCCACGCCGCCTACGCCGCGCTGCTGAGGAAGACCGTGCCCGGCCTCTTCGACGGACGCTACGGCCTGGTCACCGAGTTCGGCCGGTCGGTGCTGGCCAAGCACGGCACGGTCCTCGCCCGCGTCGAGTACACCAAGTCGGCGGGGGCCCGCCCCATCGCCGTCACCCACGCCGGGGTCCAGGTCGCCACCCGCACCGTCTACAACCCCGGGTCCTGGCCGCTGCGCATCGCCGCCTACGACGCCGAGGGCCGCCCGCGCACCGGCGACACCGTCGTCCAGGACGTGGCGGGCCCCGCCTGCTTCGCCGGTGACCTCCTCGCCACCGGGCAGCACATGCCGCGTCTGCACCCCGGCGACTGGGCGGCGGCCCTGGACACCGGGGCGTACTACTTCGCCCACCACTACGCGTACAACAGCCTGCCGCGGCCGGCCGTGCACGGGTGGGTGGAGACGCCGGCCGGGCCGGGCGGCGAGGACGCGGAGGCGGCGGTGCGCTTCGCGACGGTGCGGCCCGCGCAGACCGTCGCGGAGATCGTCGCCGAGGGCGGAGCCGCCCACCTCGACAGCCTCACCACCCTCGGCGGGGCCACCGGCCCGGCCTGA
- a CDS encoding APC family permease: protein MDATRPAGTPGNPPEGAAGSPTGEPALKRAIGPKLLILFVIGDILGTGIYATTGKVAGKVGGALWVPFAIGFVVALLTAASYVELVGKYPKAAGAALYAQKAFKVPFLTFIVAFMVMCSGLSSASAAALAFSGDYMSELTAGALPPTLIAVAFVLVLAAVNLRGVAESVKMNVVLTLVELSGLAVILGIGAYAVLSGGGEPSRLVEFESSGTGFALMTGVLGATALGFFAFVGFEDSVNMAEETKDPARTFPRAIFIGVAVTGTIYVLVALVSSLLVDPGTLAGSDGPLLEVVKAGGVQFPPQLFALIALFAVTNSALINMMMASRLCYGMANERILPRVMGRVLPRRRTPVVGIVFVSLLALGMVLTGEIEGLGDTTSFLLLCVFAVVNVAVLVLRKDRVDHAHFRTPTALPVLGALTALVLASPLADRPADVYIRAGVLLLLGIGLWLLNKLALRGERG, encoded by the coding sequence ATGGACGCCACCCGACCCGCCGGCACGCCCGGCAACCCGCCTGAGGGGGCGGCCGGTTCCCCGACCGGGGAACCGGCCCTCAAACGGGCCATCGGCCCCAAGCTGCTGATCCTCTTCGTCATCGGAGACATCCTCGGCACCGGCATCTACGCCACCACGGGCAAGGTCGCCGGGAAAGTCGGCGGGGCCCTGTGGGTCCCGTTCGCGATCGGCTTCGTGGTGGCGCTGCTGACCGCCGCCTCCTACGTCGAACTGGTCGGCAAGTACCCCAAGGCGGCGGGGGCGGCGCTCTACGCCCAGAAGGCGTTCAAGGTCCCCTTCCTCACCTTCATCGTGGCCTTCATGGTGATGTGCTCGGGCCTCTCCTCGGCCAGCGCCGCCGCGCTCGCCTTCAGCGGCGACTACATGAGCGAGCTGACCGCGGGCGCGCTGCCGCCCACCCTGATCGCCGTCGCGTTCGTGCTGGTCCTGGCGGCCGTCAACCTCCGCGGCGTCGCCGAGTCCGTCAAGATGAACGTCGTCCTGACCCTGGTCGAACTCAGCGGCCTCGCCGTCATCCTGGGCATCGGCGCGTACGCGGTGCTCAGCGGCGGGGGTGAGCCGTCCCGGCTGGTCGAGTTCGAGTCGAGCGGCACCGGCTTCGCGCTGATGACCGGGGTGCTCGGCGCGACCGCGCTCGGCTTCTTCGCCTTCGTCGGTTTCGAGGACTCGGTCAACATGGCCGAGGAGACCAAGGACCCCGCCCGCACCTTCCCCCGCGCCATCTTCATCGGCGTGGCGGTCACCGGCACCATCTACGTCCTGGTGGCCCTGGTCTCCTCGCTCCTGGTCGACCCCGGCACGCTCGCCGGCTCCGACGGACCGCTGCTGGAGGTGGTCAAGGCGGGCGGCGTCCAGTTCCCGCCACAGCTCTTCGCGCTGATCGCCCTGTTCGCCGTCACCAACTCGGCGCTGATCAACATGATGATGGCCTCGCGGCTGTGCTACGGCATGGCCAACGAGCGCATCCTGCCGCGCGTCATGGGCCGGGTGCTGCCGCGGCGCCGGACGCCCGTGGTCGGGATCGTCTTCGTCTCCCTGCTCGCCCTCGGCATGGTCCTCACCGGCGAGATCGAGGGACTCGGCGACACCACCTCGTTCCTCCTGCTCTGCGTCTTCGCCGTCGTCAACGTCGCGGTCCTGGTCCTGCGCAAGGACCGCGTCGACCACGCCCACTTCCGCACCCCCACCGCCCTCCCGGTCCTCGGCGCCCTGACCGCCCTCGTCCTCGCCAGCCCTCTCGCCGACCGCCCCGCCGACGTCTACATCCGCGCCGGCGTCCTCCTCCTCCTCGGCATCGGCCTCTGGCTCCTCAACAAGCTGGCCCTGCGCGGGGAGCGGGGCTGA
- a CDS encoding Gfo/Idh/MocA family protein yields the protein MRPVRWGVLATGPMAAAFTEDLKLLPDAEVGAVASRSEASARRFADRFGVPRAYGTWRELADDPEIDVVYVATPHAHHLAATTLMLESGTPVLCEKPFALNRGEAEAMVALAERRALLLMEAMWTCVHPLVRRMLAMIGDGLIGEVRSVHADFGARAPRVPGHRLRDPHAGGGALLDLGTYPVSLAHLVLGRPDEVTAWSHLGPEGVDETTGMVLGYAGGAMAVLSCSLEADSARAAVIHGTGGRIEIPGDFYRPAQLVLHRSGRAPEVVQAQAEAGNGYVPQAREVMRCLRAGATQSALVPLRRSLEVMGTLDTVRDIVGLRYPGEAG from the coding sequence GTGAGGCCGGTCCGCTGGGGCGTCCTCGCCACCGGGCCCATGGCGGCGGCCTTCACCGAGGACCTGAAGCTGCTTCCGGACGCCGAGGTGGGGGCGGTGGCCTCCCGTTCGGAAGCCTCCGCGCGGCGCTTCGCGGACCGGTTCGGGGTGCCGCGCGCCTACGGCACGTGGCGGGAGCTGGCGGACGACCCGGAGATCGACGTCGTGTACGTCGCCACCCCGCACGCCCACCACCTGGCGGCCACCACCCTCATGCTGGAGTCGGGCACCCCGGTTCTCTGCGAGAAGCCGTTCGCGCTCAACCGGGGTGAGGCCGAGGCCATGGTGGCGCTGGCCGAGCGGCGCGCGCTCCTCCTCATGGAAGCCATGTGGACGTGCGTGCACCCACTGGTCCGCCGGATGCTCGCCATGATCGGTGACGGGCTGATCGGCGAGGTCCGCTCCGTCCACGCGGACTTCGGCGCGCGGGCTCCCCGCGTGCCGGGCCACCGGCTGCGCGACCCGCACGCCGGCGGCGGGGCCCTGCTCGACCTGGGCACCTACCCGGTCTCGCTGGCCCACCTCGTCCTGGGCCGGCCCGACGAGGTGACCGCCTGGTCCCACCTGGGACCCGAGGGGGTGGACGAGACGACCGGGATGGTCCTCGGGTACGCCGGCGGCGCCATGGCCGTGCTGTCGTGCTCCCTGGAGGCGGACAGCGCCCGCGCGGCCGTCATCCACGGCACCGGGGGGCGCATCGAGATCCCGGGCGACTTCTACCGCCCGGCCCAGCTGGTGCTGCACCGCAGCGGCCGTGCGCCCGAGGTGGTCCAGGCCCAGGCGGAGGCCGGCAACGGGTACGTCCCCCAGGCGAGGGAGGTGATGCGCTGCCTGCGTGCGGGAGCCACCCAGTCGGCGCTGGTGCCGCTCCGGCGGAGCCTGGAGGTGATGGGGACGCTCGACACCGTGCGGGACATCGTCGGCCTGCGGTACCCGGGGGAGGCGGGGTGA
- a CDS encoding GH1 family beta-glucosidase: MTIAPRRPATAPQTPGVRHFPQEFTWGTATAAYQIEGAASAYGRTPSIWDTYAHTPGRVRNGDTGDVATDHYHRWREDVEIMADLGVSAYRFSLAWPRVQPTGRGPAVERGLDFYRALTDALLEKGIEPVVTLYHWDLPQELEDVGGWPGRATAGRFADYATLAARALGDRVKTWITLNEPWCSAFLGYASGVHAPGRTEPVAALRAAHHLNLAHGMAVQALRAELPARAETSITLNIHHVRALTESAEDLDAARRIDALANRVFTGPLLEGEYPADLLEDTRSLTDWSFVQDGDLATIHQPLDFLGVNYYTPTLVSAATGEGGHGSDGHGASEHSPWPGADGVAFHRPPGDTTAMGWAVDPSGLYDLLLRLKADQPGLPLMITENGAAFDDYVNPEGEVVDPERIAYLHGHLTAVHRAIEAGVDVRGYFLWSLLDNFEWGYGYSKRFGAVHVDYPTGTRTPKSSARWYAEVARTGALPADAGPGR; the protein is encoded by the coding sequence GTGACCATCGCCCCCCGACGTCCCGCCACCGCCCCGCAGACCCCCGGCGTCCGCCACTTCCCGCAGGAATTCACCTGGGGCACCGCCACCGCCGCCTACCAGATCGAGGGCGCCGCCTCCGCGTACGGGCGCACCCCCTCCATCTGGGACACCTACGCGCACACGCCCGGCCGGGTGCGGAACGGCGACACCGGTGACGTGGCCACCGACCACTACCACCGCTGGCGCGAGGACGTCGAGATCATGGCCGACCTCGGGGTGAGCGCCTACCGGTTCTCGCTCGCGTGGCCCCGCGTGCAGCCGACGGGCCGCGGCCCGGCGGTCGAGCGGGGACTCGACTTCTACCGCGCGCTGACCGACGCCCTGCTGGAGAAGGGCATCGAGCCGGTCGTCACCCTCTACCACTGGGACCTGCCCCAGGAGCTGGAGGACGTCGGCGGCTGGCCCGGCCGCGCCACCGCCGGCCGGTTCGCCGACTACGCCACCCTGGCGGCGCGTGCCCTCGGGGACCGGGTGAAGACCTGGATCACCCTCAACGAGCCGTGGTGCAGCGCCTTCCTCGGCTACGCCTCCGGAGTGCACGCGCCCGGCCGCACCGAACCCGTGGCGGCCCTGCGCGCGGCGCACCACCTCAACCTGGCGCACGGCATGGCCGTCCAGGCGCTGCGCGCCGAACTCCCCGCCCGCGCCGAGACGTCGATCACCCTCAACATCCACCACGTGCGGGCCCTGACGGAGTCCGCCGAGGACCTCGACGCGGCCCGGCGCATCGACGCGCTGGCCAACCGCGTCTTCACCGGGCCCCTGCTGGAGGGGGAGTACCCCGCGGACCTCCTGGAGGACACCCGGAGCCTGACCGACTGGTCCTTCGTCCAGGACGGGGACCTCGCCACGATCCACCAGCCGCTCGACTTCCTGGGCGTCAACTACTACACGCCCACCCTGGTCTCCGCCGCCACCGGCGAGGGCGGGCACGGCTCCGACGGCCACGGGGCGAGCGAGCACAGCCCGTGGCCCGGCGCCGACGGCGTGGCCTTCCACCGCCCGCCCGGCGACACCACCGCCATGGGCTGGGCGGTCGACCCCAGCGGTCTCTACGACCTGCTGCTGCGCCTCAAGGCCGACCAGCCGGGTCTGCCGCTGATGATCACGGAGAACGGGGCCGCCTTCGACGACTACGTCAACCCGGAGGGCGAGGTCGTCGACCCGGAGCGCATCGCCTACCTGCACGGTCACCTGACCGCCGTGCACCGGGCGATCGAGGCGGGCGTCGACGTCCGCGGCTACTTCCTCTGGTCCCTCCTGGACAACTTCGAGTGGGGCTACGGATACAGCAAGCGCTTCGGCGCCGTCCACGTGGACTACCCGACGGGCACCCGGACCCCGAAGTCGAGCGCGCGGTGGTACGCCGAGGTGGCCCGCACCGGCGCCCTCCCGGCCGACGCCGGGCCGGGCCGGTGA
- a CDS encoding carbohydrate ABC transporter permease, whose protein sequence is MTTDSLPVRPPDTPVAPEPGRGPRPGPRRRRFSLRPSAGRQHHAGPLAYVLLGLASLLSLFPLYWTLVAASSDNTRVTQTPPPFLPGPHLLENLGKAWQDAALGKAMFNSLIVAGAVALSTVLFATLAGFAFAKLRFKGRNILLMLVIGTMMVPPQLGVVPLFMMMTELGWGQKLPAVIFPTLVSAVGVFFMRQYLAEALPDELVEAGRVDGAHSLRIFWSIVLPIARPAMAVLFMITFVHTWNDFFWPFIVLDMSNPTVPVALTQLSAGYVRDQSLIMAGALLGTLPLLALFVVFGRQIVGGIMQGAVKG, encoded by the coding sequence ATGACCACAGACAGCCTCCCGGTCCGGCCCCCGGACACGCCCGTGGCGCCGGAACCGGGCAGAGGCCCCCGGCCGGGCCCACGGCGCCGGCGGTTCTCCCTGCGCCCCAGCGCGGGGCGCCAGCACCACGCGGGCCCCCTCGCGTACGTCCTGCTCGGCCTGGCGTCGCTCCTCTCGCTCTTCCCGCTCTACTGGACCCTGGTGGCCGCCTCGTCCGACAACACCCGGGTCACCCAGACGCCGCCGCCGTTCCTCCCCGGCCCGCATCTGCTGGAGAACCTGGGCAAGGCATGGCAGGACGCCGCGCTGGGCAAGGCCATGTTCAACAGCCTGATCGTGGCCGGCGCGGTCGCCCTGTCCACGGTGCTGTTCGCGACGCTGGCCGGATTCGCCTTCGCCAAGCTCCGCTTCAAGGGCCGCAACATCCTGCTGATGCTCGTCATCGGCACGATGATGGTCCCGCCGCAGCTCGGGGTCGTTCCCCTCTTCATGATGATGACCGAGCTGGGCTGGGGACAGAAACTGCCCGCCGTCATCTTCCCCACCCTGGTCAGTGCCGTCGGCGTGTTCTTCATGCGGCAGTACCTCGCCGAGGCGCTGCCCGACGAACTCGTCGAGGCCGGGCGGGTGGACGGGGCGCACTCGCTGCGCATCTTCTGGAGCATCGTCCTGCCCATCGCGCGGCCCGCGATGGCCGTGCTCTTCATGATCACGTTCGTGCACACGTGGAACGACTTCTTCTGGCCGTTCATCGTGCTCGACATGAGCAACCCGACCGTCCCCGTGGCGCTCACCCAGCTGAGCGCCGGATACGTCCGGGACCAGTCGCTGATCATGGCCGGCGCCCTGCTCGGCACGCTCCCCCTGCTCGCCCTCTTCGTCGTCTTCGGCCGCCAGATCGTCGGCGGCATCATGCAGGGCGCCGTGAAGGGATGA
- a CDS encoding carbohydrate ABC transporter permease, whose translation MATSTSSPQDRTTGTAPPPGTDPGVKRRRRGALLHRLDVKGAPYAFIAPFFVVFAAFSFYPLIYTSWISLHRVELASLNFMEWVGLDNYLALVRDERFWNALGNTITIGVLSTVPQLLMALGLAHLLNYRLRGSTFFRVASLTPYATSVGAAALVFTMLFERDFGMINWGLSLFGFEHLDWENNKWAAQAAISTIVIWRWTGYNALLYLAAMQAIPRDRYEAAAIDGASRWQQFTKVTVPGIRSTIVFTIVLSTIGATQLFGEPLIFGQGPNGVTGGADNQYQTLGLLLYEEGWKSYQMGRAATVAWAMFLLLILVFAVQRLVKRFVARKA comes from the coding sequence GTGGCCACCTCCACCTCGTCCCCCCAGGACCGAACGACCGGTACCGCCCCGCCGCCCGGCACCGACCCCGGTGTGAAGCGCCGACGGCGCGGCGCGCTGCTGCACCGACTGGACGTCAAGGGCGCGCCGTACGCCTTCATCGCACCGTTCTTCGTCGTCTTCGCGGCCTTCAGCTTCTATCCGCTCATCTACACGTCGTGGATCTCGCTCCACCGTGTGGAGCTCGCCTCCCTGAACTTCATGGAGTGGGTGGGGCTCGACAACTACCTGGCGCTGGTGCGTGACGAGCGCTTCTGGAACGCGCTGGGCAACACCATCACCATCGGCGTCCTGTCGACCGTGCCGCAGTTGCTGATGGCGCTCGGACTGGCGCACCTGCTCAACTACCGGCTGCGCGGCTCGACGTTCTTCCGCGTCGCCAGCCTGACCCCGTACGCCACCTCGGTGGGGGCGGCCGCCCTGGTCTTCACCATGCTCTTCGAGCGCGACTTCGGGATGATCAACTGGGGGCTGAGCCTGTTCGGGTTCGAGCACCTGGACTGGGAGAACAACAAGTGGGCCGCGCAGGCGGCCATCTCCACCATCGTCATCTGGCGCTGGACGGGCTACAACGCGCTGCTCTACCTCGCGGCGATGCAGGCGATCCCCCGCGACCGGTACGAGGCGGCGGCCATCGACGGCGCCTCCCGGTGGCAGCAGTTCACCAAGGTCACCGTCCCCGGCATCCGCTCCACCATCGTCTTCACCATCGTGCTGTCGACCATCGGTGCCACCCAGCTCTTCGGTGAGCCGCTGATCTTCGGGCAGGGGCCGAACGGCGTCACCGGCGGAGCGGACAACCAGTACCAGACGCTCGGTCTGCTGCTGTACGAGGAGGGCTGGAAGAGCTACCAGATGGGCCGGGCCGCCACGGTCGCCTGGGCGATGTTCCTGCTCCTCATCCTCGTCTTCGCCGTCCAACGCCTCGTCAAGCGCTTCGTCGCGCGCAAGGCCTGA
- a CDS encoding ABC transporter substrate-binding protein — MARTRRKPRTRVVAAISAVSALGLLVGCSGGGEGTGGGRKDGKVTISMGLYGVMGFKEAGLLDKYMEENPDVVVEAEIAGDEQTYYTALQTHLAAGSGLKDIQGIEIGRAKELVDTQKDKFSDLSGVKGTDHFLPWKQSQVTAADDKVIGLGTDIGPMAVCYRKDKFEEAGLPTDRDEVAKLWEGDWAKYVAVGESFKKGVKGDKVAFMDSASGLFNAMIYGGPQQFYDKEGELVYADNPVVKDAWKLASKAATSGLTAKLRQFQPGWDPGLANGTFATAVCPAWMLAHISEKAGEANKGKWDVAKAPKGANWGGSFLGVMENSPVKKEAQELVAWLTAPEQQAFLFQKQGSFPSSRTALESPEVAGTKSEYFNDAPIGEIFGAAAREVPEEQVLGRKDGTIKDIFSQGLTLIESQNKTPDDAWNTTDERVKKAVG; from the coding sequence ATGGCCAGAACCCGCAGGAAGCCGCGTACAAGAGTCGTCGCCGCCATCTCCGCGGTGTCGGCCCTCGGGTTGCTCGTCGGCTGCTCAGGCGGTGGTGAGGGGACCGGCGGCGGCCGGAAGGACGGCAAGGTCACCATCAGCATGGGGCTGTACGGCGTGATGGGCTTCAAGGAGGCCGGGCTGCTCGACAAGTACATGGAGGAGAACCCGGACGTCGTCGTCGAGGCGGAGATCGCGGGCGACGAACAGACCTACTACACCGCGCTCCAGACCCATCTGGCCGCCGGCAGCGGGCTGAAGGACATCCAGGGCATAGAGATCGGCCGGGCCAAGGAACTGGTCGACACCCAGAAGGACAAGTTCTCCGACCTGTCCGGCGTGAAGGGGACCGACCACTTCCTGCCGTGGAAGCAGAGCCAGGTCACCGCGGCCGACGACAAGGTCATCGGCCTCGGCACCGACATCGGCCCGATGGCGGTCTGCTACCGCAAGGACAAGTTCGAGGAGGCGGGCCTGCCCACCGACCGGGACGAGGTCGCCAAGTTGTGGGAGGGCGACTGGGCGAAGTACGTCGCCGTCGGCGAGAGCTTCAAGAAGGGCGTCAAGGGCGACAAGGTCGCCTTCATGGACAGTGCCAGCGGACTGTTCAACGCCATGATCTACGGCGGCCCCCAGCAGTTCTACGACAAGGAGGGGGAGCTGGTCTACGCCGACAACCCCGTCGTGAAGGACGCCTGGAAGCTGGCCTCGAAGGCCGCCACGTCCGGCCTCACCGCCAAGCTCCGCCAGTTCCAGCCGGGCTGGGACCCCGGGCTCGCCAACGGCACCTTCGCCACCGCCGTGTGCCCGGCCTGGATGCTGGCGCACATCAGCGAGAAGGCGGGCGAGGCCAACAAGGGCAAGTGGGACGTGGCCAAGGCCCCCAAGGGCGCCAACTGGGGCGGCTCGTTCCTCGGGGTGATGGAGAACAGCCCCGTCAAGAAGGAGGCCCAGGAACTCGTCGCCTGGCTCACCGCGCCCGAGCAGCAGGCGTTCCTCTTCCAGAAGCAGGGCTCCTTCCCCTCGTCCCGGACCGCCCTGGAATCCCCTGAGGTCGCCGGCACCAAGTCGGAGTACTTCAACGACGCGCCGATCGGGGAGATCTTCGGCGCCGCGGCCCGGGAGGTCCCCGAGGAGCAGGTGCTCGGCCGCAAGGACGGCACCATCAAGGACATCTTCTCCCAGGGCCTGACGCTGATCGAGTCGCAGAACAAGACCCCCGACGACGCGTGGAACACCACGGACGAGCGCGTCAAGAAGGCCGTCGGCTGA
- a CDS encoding LacI family DNA-binding transcriptional regulator, whose product MGSRQRPTIKTVAARAGVGRTTVSRVINGSELVSDEARSAVLAAIAELNYVPNSVARGLVTSRTDSVALVIPESESRLGSEPYFSAVIRGVSTGLTERRIQLQLVLVRDQAERDQLTESVAERRVDGVLLVSVHEHDPLPGLLENMGLPTVLAGRRAHGEPLSHVRADNEGGAAAAVAHLVARGRRRVATISGPLDMDVSRSRLDGWRDALRGEGVEAAETLVASADFTEAGGEAAMRSLLEREPGLDAVFAASDVMAAGALVELRRQGRRVPDDVAVIGFDDSVVARHSNPPLTSVRQPVEAIGRTMARILLAEIDDPGQPRQHVVLPTELVVRESS is encoded by the coding sequence ATGGGCAGCAGGCAACGCCCGACGATCAAGACCGTCGCCGCGCGTGCGGGCGTGGGACGGACCACGGTGTCCCGCGTCATCAACGGTTCGGAGCTGGTCAGCGACGAGGCCAGGTCGGCCGTGCTCGCCGCCATCGCGGAGCTGAACTACGTGCCCAACTCGGTCGCCCGGGGGCTGGTGACCAGCAGGACGGACTCCGTCGCCCTGGTCATCCCCGAGTCGGAGAGCCGGCTGGGCTCGGAGCCCTACTTCTCCGCCGTCATCCGCGGCGTCAGCACCGGTCTCACCGAGCGGCGGATCCAGCTCCAACTGGTCCTCGTACGCGACCAGGCCGAGCGCGACCAGCTCACCGAGTCGGTCGCCGAGCGCCGGGTGGACGGGGTGCTGCTGGTCTCGGTGCACGAGCACGACCCGCTGCCGGGCCTGCTGGAGAACATGGGGCTGCCCACCGTCCTCGCCGGCCGGCGCGCCCACGGCGAGCCGCTCAGCCATGTCCGCGCCGACAACGAGGGCGGCGCCGCGGCGGCCGTCGCCCACTTGGTGGCCCGGGGGCGGCGGCGGGTCGCCACCATCAGCGGCCCCCTCGACATGGACGTGTCGCGCAGTCGCCTCGACGGCTGGCGGGACGCCCTGCGCGGCGAGGGCGTCGAGGCGGCGGAGACGCTGGTGGCCTCCGCCGACTTCACCGAGGCCGGCGGCGAGGCCGCGATGCGTTCACTACTTGAACGCGAGCCGGGTCTGGACGCGGTGTTCGCCGCCTCGGACGTCATGGCGGCCGGCGCGCTGGTGGAACTGCGCCGCCAGGGCCGGCGGGTCCCCGACGACGTGGCGGTGATCGGCTTCGACGACTCCGTCGTCGCCCGGCACAGCAACCCGCCCCTCACCAGCGTGCGCCAGCCGGTCGAGGCGATCGGCCGCACGATGGCCCGGATCCTCCTGGCGGAGATCGACGACCCCGGTCAGCCCCGGCAGCACGTCGTCCTGCCGACGGAACTCGTCGTACGGGAGTCGTCCTGA
- a CDS encoding roadblock/LC7 domain-containing protein yields MAAEREVLDELQRLRARVPLLSGALAASADGLVLAQDTAGTEAESLAALTAAALGVAVRLTDATGRGSFRELLVRGEQGYVATYAAGSSAVLTLLAEDRINVGRLHLEGRRAGARIGALVDAALDRAATPQPPAEYPRVRPPARPVAPPPPPPAGASPGTPGSLPRRPV; encoded by the coding sequence ATGGCCGCCGAGCGGGAAGTCCTCGACGAACTCCAGCGGCTGCGGGCCCGTGTCCCGCTGCTCTCGGGCGCCCTGGCGGCCTCGGCCGACGGCCTGGTCCTGGCCCAGGACACCGCCGGGACCGAGGCGGAGAGCCTCGCCGCCCTGACCGCCGCCGCCCTCGGCGTGGCGGTCCGCCTGACCGACGCCACCGGCCGCGGCTCCTTCCGTGAACTCCTGGTCCGCGGCGAGCAGGGCTACGTGGCGACGTACGCGGCGGGCTCCTCGGCGGTGCTGACCCTGCTCGCCGAGGACCGCATCAACGTGGGCCGCCTGCATCTGGAGGGCCGCCGCGCCGGAGCCCGGATCGGCGCCCTGGTCGACGCCGCCCTGGACCGTGCGGCCACCCCGCAGCCGCCTGCCGAGTACCCCCGCGTCCGGCCTCCGGCCCGCCCGGTCGCTCCCCCGCCGCCGCCCCCGGCGGGCGCGTCCCCCGGCACGCCCGGCAGCCTGCCCCGGCGCCCCGTATGA